A single genomic interval of Musa acuminata AAA Group cultivar baxijiao chromosome BXJ3-4, Cavendish_Baxijiao_AAA, whole genome shotgun sequence harbors:
- the LOC103981112 gene encoding late embryogenesis abundant protein Dc3-like, giving the protein MDKMGEAAGQAQMKKDEVMNKASETCQQGQQQAGGFLQQTGDQVKNMAQGAAEAVKNAVGMGGTNTTSTTTTTTRP; this is encoded by the exons ATGGATAAGATGGGGGAAGCTGCAGGCCAAGCTCAG ATGAAGAAGGATGAGGTGATGAACAAGGCATCTGAAACCTGCCAACAGGGCCAGCAGCAAGCAGGGGGATTCCTGCAACAG ACCGGGGATCAGGTGAAGAACATGGCACAAGGGGCTGCAGAAGCTGTCAAGAATGCTGTGGGCATGGGAGGAACCAACACcacttccaccaccaccaccaccacccggcCATGA
- the LOC135635373 gene encoding AP-4 complex subunit sigma-like produces the protein MGIRFVLLVNKQGQTRLAQYYAEHLTLDERRALEGEIVRKCLARTDQQCSFVEHRNYKIVYRRYASLFFLVGVDNDENELAILEFIHLFVETMDRHFGNVCELDIMFHLEKAHFMLEEMVMNGCIVETSKSNILMPIQLMDKAS, from the exons ATGGGGATCCGGTTCGTGTTGCTGGTGAACAAGCAAGGGCAGACGCGGCTGGCGCAGTACTACGCGGAGCACCTCACCCTCGACGAGCGCCGCGCCCTCGAGGGCGAGATAGTCCGCAAATGCCTCGCCCGCACCGACCAGCAG TGTTCATTTGTTGAGCATCGAAACTATAAAATTGTCTACAGACGCTATGCGTCACTTTTCTTCTTGGTAGGGGTTGACAATGATGAG AATGAGCTAGCAATATTGGAATTCATACATCTATTTGTTGAGACAATGGACCGCCATTTTGGCAATGTG TGTGAGCTTGATATCATGTTCCATCTTGAGAAGGCACACTTCATGCTGGAAGAGATGGTAATGAACGGATGCATTGTCGAAACAAGCAAGTCAAACATTTTAATGCCGATACAACTCATGGACAAGGCCTCTTAA
- the LOC135635191 gene encoding L-gulonolactone oxidase 3-like: protein MASPIRALLLLLLLVVIGSNPYFTSAKPPAPPVRCNVTGCVLSNAYGAWGDRSECWVRSVVYPTNEEELRSAVAEANRNNLKVKVVSGFSHAIPKLACPPPENSVLISTAKYNTRIEVDVAGRTVTADSGVGLRDLIDKVEAAGLSLVASTYWEGVSVGGIISTGSHGSSWWGKGGAVHDHVVSLSMVIPAGESEGYAKVVRLLRGDPRFNAASVSLGLLGIISQVTLSLEPSFKRSITYSFHDDASFQDRLLDVARKHEFADLTWFPSQHKVAFRFDDRVPSNASGDGINDFIGFQPNLMAVCATIRATEKRYDESRNRRGKCVTAAAELEYRRLAGNGLKNNGIFTGYPVVGRQGKMQTSGSCQHSPEADSMSTCPWDPRSKGLFFYETTAIFSPPKFMDFIHDVKQLRDLKPENFCGVDNYNGFLIRFIKKSDALLGQPEDSIVLDFNYYRADDPSTPRLNQDVWEEVEQMAFMKHGARPHWAKNRRVAFLGVHRKYPGFSNFLAAKNQSDPGGMFQSPWWDEVVSGQGSNTGNGCALEGRCICAEDEHCSPSKGYLCRPGLVYKEARVCRYTTG from the exons ATGGCTTCCCCAATTCGGGCgcttcttcttctgctgctgctcgTCGTCATCGGGTCGAATCCATACTTCACCTCCGCCAAGCCACCGGCTCCGCCCGTTCGCTGCAACGTCACGGGCTGCGTCCTCTCCAACGCCTACGGCGCCTGGGGAGACAGAAGCGAATGCTGGGTCCGCAGCGTCGTCTACCCCACGAACGAGGAGGAGCTGCGGTCGGCCGTGGCCGAGGCCAACCGGAACAACCTCAAGGTGAAGGTGGTGAGCGGATTCTCGCACGCAATCCCGAAGCTGGCCTGCCCCCCGCCGGAGAACTCGGTTCTGATAAGCACCGCGAAGTACAACACGCGGATAGAGGTGGACGTGGCTGGCCGCACGGTGACGGCTGATTCCGGCGTGGGGCTGCGGGATCTGATTGATAAGGTGGAGGCGGCCGGGCTGAGCCTGGTCGCCTCAACGTACTGGGAGGGGGTCAGCGTCGGCGGGATCATCAGCACGGGGTCGCATGGCAGCTCCTGGTGGGGCAAGGGAGGAGCCGTCCACGACCATGTCGTGAGCCTGAGCATGGTGATCCCGGCCGGTGAGTCGGAAGGGTACGCGAAGGTCGTCAGGTTGCTCCGGGGAGACCCGCGCTTCAATGCCGCAAGCGTCTCCCTGGGGCTTCTGGGGATCATATCTCAG GTGACACTGTCACTCGAACCCAGCTTCAAGAGAAGCATCACGTACTCATTCCACGACGACGCCAGCTTCCAAGATCGTCTGTTGGATGTTGCTCGCAAGCACGAATTCGCTGACCTCACCTGGTTTCCATCGCAGCACAAAGTTGCATTCAGATTCGACGATCGAGTCCCCTCGAACGCCTCCGGCGACGGCATCAATGACTTCATCGGCTTCCAACCAAACCTCATGGCGGTCTGCGCCACAATACGAGCTACTG AGAAGCGTTACGACGAATCAAGAAACAGAAGGGGGAAGTGCGTCACCGCAGCCGCCGAGCTGGAGTATAGAAGGTTGGCGGGCAATGGCTTGAAGAACAACGGGATCTTCACAGGCTACCCGGTGGTGGGCCGCCAGGGAAAGATGCAGACCTCCGGCTCCTGCCAACACTCACCGGAAGCGGACAGCATGAGCACGTGCCCTTGGGATCCTCGAAGCAAAGGGTTGTTCTTCTACGAGACCACGGCAATCTTCTCTCCTCCCAAATTCATGGACTTCATCCACGACGTGAAGCAGCTCAGGGATCTGAAACCGGAGAACTTCTGCGGCGTCGACAACTACAACGGGTTTCTGATACGCTTCATCAAAAAATCGGACGCGCTCCTCGGCCAGCCCGAGGACTCTATCGTCCTGGATTTCAACTACTACAGAGCCGATGACCCGTCCACTCCCAGGCTGAACCAGGACGTCTGGGAGGAGGTGGAGCAGATGGCGTTCATGAAGCACGGAGCCAGGCCGCACTGGGCGAAGAATCGAAGGGTTGCCTTCCTTGGTGTGCACCGAAAGTACCCTGGTTTCAGCAATTTTCTGGCGGCCAAGAACCAATCGGATCCCGGAGGCATGTTTCAGAGCCCATGGTGGGATGAAGTGGTCTCGGGGCAGGGATCGAACACAGGTAACGGCTGCGCACTGGAAGGACGGTGCATTTGCGCAGAGGACGAGCACTGCAGTCCGAGTAAAGGGTACCTGTGTAGGCCCGGGCTTGTCTACAAAGAAGCCAGGGTGTGCAGGTACACAACAGGGTGA
- the LOC103981114 gene encoding large ribosomal subunit protein eL27x, whose product MVKFLKPNKAVIVLQGRFAGRKAVIVRAFDDGTRERPYGHCLVAGIAKYPKKVIRKDSAKKTAKKSRVKAFLKLVNYSHIMPTRYTLDVDLKDVATLDALQSRDKKVTACKETKARLEERFKTGKNRWFFTKLRF is encoded by the coding sequence atggTGAAGTTCCTGAAACCGAACAAAGCGGTGATCGTCCTGCAAGGTCGTTTTGCGGGGCGGAAGGCGGTCATCGTGCGGGCCTTCGACGACGGCACGCGGGAGCGGCCCTACGGCCATTGCCTGGTGGCCGGCATCGCCAAGTACCCGAAGAAGGTCATCCGCAAGGATTCGGCGAAGAAGACGGCTAAGAAGTCTCGCGTGAAGGCCTTTCTGAAGCTGGTGAACTACAGCCACATCATGCCCACCCGTTACACGCTCGATGTCGATCTCAAGGACGTCGCCACCCTCGACGCGCTGCAGTCCCGCGACAAGAAGGTCACCGCATGCAAGGAGACCAAGGCCCGCTTGGAGGAGCGCTTCAAGACCGGCAAGAACCGGTGGTTCTTCACCAAGCTCAGGTTCTAA
- the LOC135637350 gene encoding pentatricopeptide repeat-containing protein At2g15690, mitochondrial-like, with protein MASSLIGILRAGSSIIGVAIAKAGVRALPRTPKISSLPSRALTARCLSTSSAAPNSFQRYPPPPPPSPPPHPSGPRGYPQDHRNVNQWPSQNQHQRSPSPFNNPPPPFAGHSPVVNVPPPVAPPPPGPVDLVALAREGKLKEVVDLLNQGVHPDPPTFFELVASCSDPKHLEELKKIFEFFFRSPFRADLQINNKLLEMFSKCGSMADARRVFDRMPDRTMDSWHLMIDGYAANNLGDDGLQMFEQMRKAGVCPSARTFLSVLAACASAEAVEEGFIHFDAMYKDYGITPQIEHYIGMIEVLGKSGHLNEAAEFIEKLPFEPPAAVWEVLMNLARAQGDIDLEDRAGELMVFMDPSKSISSKIPTPPAKRRSGLNMLDGRNKLGEYRLPPKIEKKVVKEQVYVPDTRYVLHDIDQEAKEQALLYHSERLAIAYGLISTPARTPLRIIKNLRICGDCHNAIKIMSRIVGRELIVRDNKRFHHFKDGKCSCGDYW; from the coding sequence ATGGCCTCCTCGCTCATTGGGATCCTTCGAGCCGGGAGCTCGATTATCGGCGTCGCTATCGCGAAGGCGGGCGTTCGTGCTTTACCCCGGACTCCGAAGATTTCATCTCTCCCATCTCGAGCCCTCACCGCCCGATGCCTTAGCACCTCTTCCGCCGCTCCCAACAGCTTCCAGAGGtaccctccgcctccgcctccatcTCCGCCACCGCATCCCTCTGGTCCCCGCGGTTATCCGCAAGACCACCGGAACGTTAACCAGTGGCCGTCGCAAAACCAGCACCAACGCTCTCCATCACCATTTAacaatcctcctcctcccttcgcTGGCCATTCCCCGGTGGTCAACGTCCCGCCCCCTGTTGCACCCCCTCCACCTGGCCCCGTCGACCTCGTGGCCCTCGCTCGAGAGGGAAAGCTCAAGGAAGTTGTTGATCTGTTGAACCAGGGCGTCCATCCTGATCCGCCTACCTTCTTCGAGCTCGTCGCCTCCTGCTCCGACCCTAAACATCTTGAAGAGCTGAAGAAGATTTTTGAGTTCTTCTTCCGTTCCCCTTTCCGTGCTGACCTACAGATCAACAACAAGCTATTGGAAATGTTCTCCAAGTGCGGCAGCATGGCTGATGCTCGCCGGGTGTTTGATCGAATGCCTGACCGAACTATGGACTCGTGGCACCTGATGATTGATGGCTATGCAGCAAACAATCTCGGTGATGATGGATTGCAGATGTTTGAGCAGATGAGGAAGGCTGGGGTTTGCCCCAGTGCAAGGACCTTTCTTTCGGTCTTAGCTGCTTGTGCCAGTGCTGAGGCAGTTGAAGAGGGCTTCATTCATTTCGATGCCATGTATAAAGACTATGGGATAACGCCACAGATCGAGCATTACATCGGGATGATTGAGGTTCTCGGGAAGTCTGGTCACCTCAATGAAGCTGCGGAATTCATTGAGAAATTGCCATTTGAACCACCAGCAGCTGTCTGGGAAGTGCTCATGAATCTGGCTCGGGCTCAGGGTGATATAGATCTTGAGGATCGTGCTGGGGAGCTCATGGTTTTTATGGATCCTAGCAAGAGCATTTCATCCAAGATCCCAACGCCTCCGGCTAAGAGGCGATCGGGTTTAAACATGTTGGATGGAAGGAACAAGCTGGGGGAGTATCGATTACCACCGAAGATTGAAAAGAAGGTGGTGAAGGAGCAAGTGTACGTGCCTGATACCAGATACGTGCTCCACGACATTGATCAGGAGGCCAAGGAACAGGCTCTGCTGTACCACAGTGAGCGGTTGGCAATCGCCTATGGACTGATAAGCACGCCTGCCAGGACACCACTTCGGATCATCAAGAACCTCAGGATATGCGGCGACTGCCACAATGCAATCAAGATCATGTCAAGGATCGTCGGGAGGGAGCTCATTGTGAGGGATAATAAACGGTTCCACCATTTCAAGGACGGGAAGTGCTCTTGTGGAGATTATTGGTGA
- the LOC135635292 gene encoding uncharacterized protein LOC135635292 produces MGPRCATQSGSRAGLDSGPMEPIRAEEHSVGGVIAQLWGGLTALKSLGHYATEEQGRGGLTALKCLGHYATEEQGRGGLTALKSLEHYATEEQGRGGLTALKCLEHYATEEQGKGGLTALKCLRRYATEGRDPGGQTALKCLGHYRSKAGGGLTTLKCLERYATEEQGRGGPTALKSLGHYVTEEQGRGGLTALKCLGHYATEEQGRGGPTALKSLEYYATEEQGRGGLTALKSLGHYATEEQGRGGLTALKCLGHYAIEEQGRGGPTALKSLEHYATEEQGRGGLIALKCLEHYATEEQGKGGLTALKGGSRGWADRTEVPRALCDQEARLKSLGHYATEEQGRGGPTALKCLGRYTTEEQGRGGLTALKCLGRYATEEHDPSGQTALKCLGHYGTEEQGRGGLTALKCLGRYATEGRDPSGQTALKCLGHYPTDEQGRGGLTALKCLGHYATEEHDQGGQTALKCLVDYFILIGGCLFKCAQAARLALAVASGFMESRGTTQAYWRC; encoded by the exons atggggccgaggtgcgcaactcagtcaggaagtcgagcagggttggactcggggccgatggagccgataagggccgaggagcacagcgtaGGCGGGGTGATCGCGCAGTTGTG gggcgggctgaccgcgctgaagagcctcgggcattacgcgaccgaggagcaaggcaggGGCGGGCTGACCGCATTGAAGTGCcttgggcattacgcgaccgaggagcaaggcaggGGCGGGCTGACCGCACTGAAGAGCCTcgagcattatgcgaccgaggagcaaggcaggggcgggctgaccgcgctgaagtgcctcgagcattacgcgaccgaggagcaaggcaagggcgggctgaccgcgctgaagtgcctcaggcgttacgcgaccgaggggcgtGACCCCGGTGGGCAGACCGCGctgaagtgcctcgggcattac AGGAGCAAGGCGGGGGGCGGGCTGACCACACTGAAGTGCCTCGAgcgttacgcgaccgaggagcaaggcaggGGCGGGCCGACCGCGCTgaagagcctcgggcattacgtgaccgaggagcaaggcaggGGCGGGCTGACCGCActgaagtgcctcgggcattacgcgaccgaggagcaaggcaggGGCGGGCCGACCGCGCTGAAGAGCCTCGagtattacgcgaccgaggagcaaggcaggggcgggctgaccgcgctgaagagcctcgggcattacgcgaccgaggagcaaggcaggGGCGGGCTGACCGCACTGAAGTGCCTTGGGCATTACGCGATCGAGGAGCAAGGCAGGGGCGGGCCGACCGCACTGAAGAGCCTcgagcattacgcgaccgaggagcaaggcaggGGCGGGCTGATCGCGCTGAAGTGCCTcgagcattacgcgaccgaggagcaaggcaagggcgggctgaccgcgctgaa AGGAGGAAGTCGAGGGTGGGCTGACCGCACTGAAGTGCCTCGGGCGTTATGCGACCAAGAAGCAAGGCTGaagagcctcgggcattatgcgaccgaggagcaaggcaggGGCGGGCCGACCGCACTAAAGTGCCTCGGGCGTTACAcgaccgaggagcaaggcaggGGCGGGCTGACCGCACTGAAGTGCCTCGGgcgttacgcgaccgaggagcatgacCCAAGCGGGCAGACCGCGTtgaagtgcctcgggcattacgggaccgaggagcaaggcaggGGCGGGCTGACCGCCCTGAAGTGCCTCGGgcgttacgcgaccgaggggcgtGACCCcagcgggcagaccgcgctgaagtgcctcgggcattacccgACCGATGAGCAAGGCAGGGGCGGGCTGACCGCActgaagtgcctcgggcattacgcgaccgaggagcatgaccaaggcgggcagaccgcgctgaaGTGCCTCGTGGACTACTTTATCTTGATCGGCGGTTGTTTGTTTAAGTGTGCGCAGGCGGCCAGACTcgctttagccgtggcctcggggtttatggagtcgaggggcacgacgcaggcgtactGGCGGTGttag
- the LOC135636151 gene encoding rop guanine nucleotide exchange factor 9-like → MVRFLKRGCSLDRLVRGRGMSESSGSREESQTFESGSLDDDKMLFRSQGSSAPGQPPEQAPKSRFSKDAGVKEQPSDLELMKERFAKLLLGEDMSGGGIGVSSALALSNAITNLAASVFGEQWRLEPMSAERKARWRREINWLLSVTDHIVQFVPSQQISKDGTSMEIMVTQQRKDLLMNIPALRKLDAMLIEYLDNFKDQNEFWYVSRDADESEKGNARRTDDKWWLPTVRVPPDGLSDVSRKWLQYQKELVNQVLKAAMAINANVLMEMEIPESYIESLPKNGRASLGDSLYRNITDDDFDPEEFLSSVDLSTEHKILDLKNRIEASVIIWKRKMHNKDGKSAWGSAVSMEKREQFEERAETILLILKHRFPGIPQSDLDINKIQYNKDVGHSILESYSRVIESLAFTVMSRIEDVLYADSVSQDATGGSSRRRPSLTDSEPIKPLDPKEEIEKLNKIEANNLMTLQDFMGWQMDQNTETKKEKGTSEDEGKWMRKLPNLVTNKKFLEKIENLGGLRSPTARH, encoded by the exons ATGGTACGGTTTCTGAAAAGAGGCTGCAGCCTTGACCGGTTGGTGCGCGGCAGGGGGATGTCCGAGAGCTCAGGGAGCAGAGAGGAGAGCCAAACCTTCGAGAGCGGGTCACTCGACGACGACAAGATGCTTTTTAGGAGCCAGGGATCGAGCGCGCCCGGCCAACCTCCGGAGCAAGCACCCAAGTCGCGGTTCAGCAAGGATGCAGGTGTCAAGGAGCAACCTTCAG atttggagttgatgAAGGAGAGGTTTGCAAAGCTGCTTCTGGGGGAGGACATGTCAGGTGGAGGAATAGGGGTTTCCTCAGCCCTCGCTCTCTCCAATGCCATCACCAATCTTGCAG CTTCTGTGTTTGGAGAACAATGGCGTCTGGAGCCCATGTCTGCAGAAAGGAAGGCGAGATGGAGAAGAGAAATAAACTGGCTTTTATCAGTCACGGATCATATTGTTCAGTTTGTTCCTTCCCAACAGATATCCAAAGATGGAACCAGCATGGAG ATTATGGTAACTCAGCAACGCAAAGACCTTCTCATGAATATCCCTGCCTTGCGGAAGCTCGATGCAATGCTCATC GAATACCTAGACAACTTCAAAGACCAAAATGAGTTCTGGTATGTGTCCAGAGATGCTGATGAGTCCGAGAAGGGGAATGCTCGGAGGACAGATGATAAGTGGTGGCTTCCGACCGTCAGAGTCCCTCCCGATGGCTTGTCTGACGTATCAAGGAAATGGCTTCAGTATCAAAAGGAGCTTGTGAACCAAGTGCTCAAAGCAGCAATGGCTATAAACGCTAATGTTCTTATGGAGATGGAGATTCCAGAATCCTACATTGAATCCCTCCCTAAG AATGGAAGGGCAAGTCTCGGAGACTCACTTTATCGGAATATAACCGACGATGATTTCGACCCTGAAGAGTTCCTCTCATCTGTAGACTTATCAACAGAGCACAAAATCCTAGACCTCAAAAACCGAATTGAAGCATCTGTTATCATTTGGAAGAGGAAGATGCACAACAAAGATGGCAAATCTGCATGGGGTTCAGCAGTCAGCATGGAGAAGAGAGAGCAATTTGAAGAGAGAGCAGAAACCATCTTGCTCATACTCAAGCACAGATTCCCTGGGATTCCTCAATCAGACCTGGACATCAACAAGATTCAGTACAACAAG GATGTAGGGCATTCCATACTGGAAAGCTACTCAAGGGTTATAGAAAGCTTAGCTTTCACCGTGATGTCTCGTATTGAAGATGTTCTCTATGCTGATTCTGTATCCCAAGATGCAACAGGTGGCAGCTCAAGGAGGAGACCTTCACTGACAGATTCAGAGCCAATTAAGCCCCTTGATCCCAAGGAAGAGATCGAGAAGCTTAACAAAATAGAAGCAAACAATTTGATGACACTACAAGATTTCATGGGTTGGCAAATGGATCAGAATACCGAGACGAAGAAGGAGAAGGGCACCTCGGAGGATGAAGGAAAGTGGATGAGAAAGCTCCCTAACCTTGTGACCAACAAGAAATTTTTAGAGAAAATAGAGAACTTGGGAGGCCTGAGAAGTCCAACAGCTCGCCACTAA